The following proteins come from a genomic window of Streptomyces sp. GS7:
- a CDS encoding thymidine phosphorylase, with the protein MDVISVIRTKRDRGELTPDQIDWVIDAYTRGEVAHEQMSSLAMAIFLNGMNRTEIARWTAAMIASGERMDFSSLPRPTADKHSTGGVGDKITLPLAPLVAACGAAVPQLSGRGLGHTGGTLDKLESIPGWRAQLSNDEMLAVLRDVGSVICAAGDGLAPADKKLYALRDVTGTVESIPLIASSIMSKKIAEGTGSLVLDVKVGSGAFMKNIDDARELASTMVGLGADHGVKTVALLTDMATPLGLTAGNALEVRESVEVLAGGGPQDVVDLTLALAREMLTAAGLPDADPAKALADGSAMDHWRRMIIAQGGDPDAALPVARETHIVTAPSTGVLQTLDAYAVGLAAWRLGAGRARKEDPVQAGAGIELHAKPGDAVTAGQPLLTLHTDTPEKFDYALAALDGGVEIGPSDAGFTASPVVLERIG; encoded by the coding sequence ATGGACGTCATCAGCGTCATCCGTACCAAGCGCGACCGCGGAGAGCTGACCCCCGATCAGATCGACTGGGTGATCGACGCCTACACCCGTGGCGAGGTCGCCCACGAGCAGATGTCGTCCCTGGCGATGGCCATCTTCCTCAACGGTATGAACCGTACGGAGATCGCCCGCTGGACCGCCGCGATGATCGCCTCCGGTGAGCGGATGGACTTCTCGTCCCTGCCCCGCCCCACCGCCGACAAGCACTCCACCGGCGGCGTCGGCGACAAGATCACCCTCCCGCTCGCCCCGCTCGTCGCCGCCTGCGGCGCCGCCGTACCGCAGCTCTCCGGCCGCGGCCTGGGCCACACCGGCGGCACCCTCGACAAGCTGGAGTCGATCCCCGGCTGGCGCGCGCAGCTGAGCAACGACGAGATGCTGGCCGTCCTCCGCGACGTCGGCTCGGTCATCTGCGCCGCCGGCGACGGCCTCGCCCCCGCCGACAAGAAGCTCTACGCCCTCCGCGACGTCACCGGCACCGTCGAGTCCATCCCGCTCATCGCCTCCTCGATCATGTCCAAGAAGATCGCCGAGGGCACCGGCTCGCTGGTCCTGGACGTCAAGGTCGGCTCCGGCGCGTTCATGAAGAACATCGACGACGCCCGTGAACTCGCCTCCACCATGGTCGGGTTGGGCGCCGACCACGGCGTGAAGACGGTCGCCCTGCTCACCGACATGGCCACCCCGCTCGGCCTCACCGCCGGCAACGCCCTCGAAGTGCGCGAGTCCGTCGAGGTGCTGGCCGGCGGCGGCCCGCAGGACGTCGTCGACCTCACCCTGGCGCTCGCCCGCGAGATGCTCACCGCGGCCGGCCTGCCGGACGCCGACCCCGCCAAGGCCCTGGCCGACGGCTCCGCCATGGACCACTGGCGCCGCATGATCATCGCCCAGGGCGGCGACCCGGACGCGGCCCTCCCGGTCGCCCGCGAGACCCACATCGTGACCGCCCCCTCCACCGGTGTGCTCCAGACCCTCGACGCGTACGCGGTCGGCCTCGCCGCCTGGCGCCTGGGCGCCGGCCGGGCCCGCAAGGAGGACCCGGTGCAGGCCGGCGCGGGCATCGAGCTGCACGCCAAGCCGGGAGACGCGGTGACGGCGGGCCAGCCGCTCCTCACCCTCCACACCGACACCCCGGAGAAGTTCGACTACGCCCTCGCGGCGCTGGACGGCGGGGTGGAGATCGGGCCGTCGGACGCGGGCTTCACGGCCT
- a CDS encoding cytidine deaminase yields MSASPDWESLRTQARDAMSRAYAPYSGYPVGAAALVDDGRTVTGCNVENASYGLGLCAECGLISALFAGGGGRLVAFTCVDGAGEPLVPCGRCRQLLYEHGGPELLVDTALGIRPLAELLPDAFGPGHLAR; encoded by the coding sequence ATGAGCGCATCTCCCGACTGGGAGTCACTGCGGACGCAGGCCCGGGACGCCATGTCCCGGGCCTACGCCCCGTATTCCGGCTATCCCGTCGGTGCCGCCGCCCTCGTGGACGACGGCCGCACGGTCACCGGCTGCAACGTCGAGAACGCCTCGTACGGCCTCGGGCTGTGCGCCGAGTGCGGTCTGATCTCCGCGCTGTTCGCCGGCGGCGGCGGACGCCTGGTTGCCTTCACCTGCGTCGACGGCGCCGGCGAGCCGCTGGTCCCGTGCGGGCGCTGCCGCCAGCTGCTCTACGAGCACGGCGGCCCGGAGCTGCTGGTCGACACCGCGCTCGGCATCCGCCCGCTGGCCGAACTGCTCCCCGACGCGTTCGGCCCCGGCCACCTGGCCCGCTAG
- a CDS encoding ABC transporter permease, with the protein MSTNLTAPVDQSPTHQPKPKAPRARLSYPQVLLIIAGALVLLSLLRVVTGATNLTESGQYTAALNAAVPIGLAGLGGLWAERSGVINIGLEGMMMLGTFSAGAVGWQHGPWAAALAGIVGGALGGLLHAVVTVTFGVDHIISGVAINIMALGLTQFLAKLMFGADGSAAAAAGGNDKQSPPMPDMPTFTVPGLSGWLQSVEHHHWFLVSDVAGILGSLVTNVSWLTLLTVGLFVLSFFVLWRSAFGLRLRSCGEGPIAAESLGVNVYRYKYAAVTVSGALAGLGGAFLAIYVHIYQDGQTGGRGYIGLATMIFGNWRPGGVAMGAGLFGFMDALQLRGGGPTVHALLLLLAVLLVGLALWKLRGGQRIQAVISLAAAALLGVWYATTKTVPLEIVGVAPYIATLLVLSLAAQRLRVPKAIGKIYRRGQGK; encoded by the coding sequence ATGAGCACGAACCTCACGGCTCCGGTCGACCAGAGCCCCACCCACCAGCCCAAGCCCAAGGCCCCCCGGGCCAGGCTCAGCTACCCCCAGGTCCTGCTGATCATCGCGGGCGCCCTGGTCCTGCTGTCCCTGCTGCGGGTCGTCACCGGCGCCACCAACCTGACCGAGTCCGGCCAGTACACCGCCGCGCTCAACGCCGCGGTGCCGATCGGCCTGGCCGGTCTCGGCGGCCTGTGGGCCGAGCGCTCCGGCGTCATCAACATCGGCCTCGAAGGCATGATGATGCTCGGCACCTTCTCCGCGGGCGCGGTCGGCTGGCAGCACGGCCCCTGGGCCGCGGCGCTGGCCGGCATCGTCGGCGGCGCGCTCGGCGGACTGCTGCACGCGGTCGTCACCGTCACCTTCGGCGTCGACCACATCATCTCCGGCGTCGCCATCAACATCATGGCGCTCGGCCTGACCCAGTTCCTCGCCAAGCTGATGTTCGGCGCGGACGGCAGCGCGGCGGCGGCCGCCGGCGGCAACGACAAGCAGTCGCCACCGATGCCCGACATGCCGACGTTCACCGTCCCGGGCCTCTCCGGCTGGCTCCAGTCCGTCGAGCACCACCACTGGTTCCTGGTATCCGACGTCGCCGGCATCCTCGGTTCCCTGGTCACCAACGTCTCCTGGCTGACCCTGCTGACCGTCGGCCTCTTCGTGCTCAGCTTCTTCGTCCTGTGGCGTTCCGCCTTCGGCCTGCGGCTGCGCTCCTGCGGCGAGGGACCGATCGCGGCCGAGTCGCTGGGCGTCAACGTCTACCGCTACAAGTACGCGGCGGTGACCGTCTCCGGCGCGCTGGCCGGCCTCGGCGGCGCGTTCCTCGCGATCTACGTGCACATCTACCAGGACGGCCAGACCGGTGGCCGCGGCTATATCGGCCTCGCCACCATGATCTTCGGCAACTGGCGGCCGGGCGGCGTCGCCATGGGCGCCGGCCTGTTCGGCTTCATGGACGCGCTCCAGCTGCGCGGCGGCGGCCCCACCGTCCACGCGCTGCTGCTTCTGCTCGCCGTCCTGCTGGTCGGCCTGGCGCTGTGGAAGCTGCGCGGCGGGCAGCGGATCCAGGCCGTGATCAGCCTGGCCGCCGCAGCGCTGCTCGGCGTCTGGTACGCCACCACCAAAACGGTCCCGCTGGAGATCGTCGGCGTCGCGCCCTACATCGCTACGCTGCTGGTGCTCTCGTTGGCCGCGCAGCGACTGCGGGTACCGAAGGCCATCGGCAAGATCTACAGACGAGGTCAGGGCAAGTGA
- a CDS encoding ABC transporter permease, translating into MKKPDKNKLILGIAAPVLAIVAALAITSVIILATGKDPIHAYLVMADFGSKSDSQVWIINKAVPYYLSALAVAIGFRMNLFNIGVDGQYRIAAFFAAVVGGALTLPGFLQIPLIILVAMLVGSVWAGIAGLLKTTRGVSEVITTIMLNAIAAAVIGYFLQDGRLAVKDGNLFHTPNLPASSHFFTIPTTPAPIDGFVVVAVVVGCAYWFVLNRTRFGFDLRTVGQSESAAEAGGVSVKRMIVTSMLLSGAAAGLIGMPTLLGTSYNYGTDFPIGIGFTGIAIALLGRNHPVGMAAAALLWGFLERTGTQLEFENYQQEIVGVMQGVIVLCVVIAYELVRRYGLRLQQRQVGAELAAQARKTEKAEVSA; encoded by the coding sequence GTGAAGAAGCCCGACAAGAACAAGCTGATCCTGGGCATCGCCGCGCCGGTTCTGGCCATCGTCGCCGCACTGGCCATCACCTCGGTGATCATCCTGGCCACCGGCAAGGACCCGATCCACGCCTACCTGGTGATGGCCGACTTCGGCTCCAAGAGCGACAGCCAGGTCTGGATCATCAACAAGGCGGTCCCGTACTACCTGTCCGCGCTGGCCGTCGCCATCGGCTTCCGGATGAACCTCTTCAACATCGGCGTCGACGGCCAGTACCGCATCGCGGCGTTCTTCGCCGCGGTGGTCGGCGGTGCGCTGACGCTCCCCGGCTTCCTCCAGATCCCGTTGATCATCCTCGTCGCGATGCTGGTCGGCTCGGTCTGGGCGGGCATCGCGGGTCTGCTGAAGACCACCCGCGGGGTCAGCGAGGTGATCACCACGATCATGCTGAACGCCATCGCGGCAGCCGTCATCGGCTACTTCCTCCAGGACGGCCGGCTCGCGGTCAAGGACGGCAACCTCTTCCACACGCCGAACCTCCCGGCCTCCAGCCACTTCTTCACCATCCCCACCACGCCCGCCCCGATCGACGGCTTCGTCGTCGTCGCCGTCGTCGTCGGCTGTGCGTACTGGTTCGTGCTCAACCGCACCCGCTTCGGCTTCGACCTCCGTACGGTCGGCCAGTCCGAGTCCGCGGCCGAGGCCGGCGGCGTCAGCGTCAAGCGGATGATCGTCACCTCCATGCTGCTGTCCGGCGCCGCGGCGGGCCTGATCGGCATGCCGACACTGCTCGGAACCTCGTACAACTACGGCACCGACTTCCCCATCGGCATCGGCTTCACCGGCATCGCCATCGCGCTGCTGGGCCGCAACCACCCGGTCGGGATGGCCGCCGCGGCGCTGCTGTGGGGCTTCCTCGAACGCACCGGCACCCAGCTCGAATTCGAGAACTACCAGCAGGAGATCGTCGGCGTGATGCAGGGCGTCATCGTGCTCTGTGTCGTCATCGCCTACGAACTCGTGCGGCGATACGGCCTCAGACTCCAGCAGCGGCAGGTCGGCGCGGAACTCGCCGCCCAGGCCCGTAAGACCGAGAAGGCGGAGGTGTCCGCATGA
- a CDS encoding ABC transporter ATP-binding protein: MKASSSPQADSAPAAAPAVELRGITKRFPGVVANHDIDITIHRATVHALVGENGAGKSTLMKILYGMQKPDEGTISIDGEKVSFHSPADAIARNIGMVHQHFMLADNLTVLENIVLGGEKLHGIGARARAEIIKISDRYGLGVRPDVLVEDLGVADRQRVEILKVLYRGARTLILDEPTAVLVPQEVDALFDNLRELKAEGLTVIFISHKLGEVLSVADDITVIRRGTTVASVVPGDTTPKQLAELMVGSELPSPQTGESTVTDVEMLKVEGLRLSTADAEGVARTVLDDVSLTIHKGEVLGIAGVEGNGQAELVEAIMGMRDPDGGTITLDGVDISRLPTRTRREDGIGYIPEDRHRHGLLLEAPLWENRILGHVTEKPNAKGRLLDLKAARADTERIVAEYDVRTPGIEVTAASLSGGNQQKLIVGREMSHHPKLLIAAHPTRGVDVGAQAQIWDQIRTARHQGLAVLLISADLDELIGLSDGLRVMYRGRLVADADPATITPEELGSAMTGAASGHLADSDDGTAADPESRPSQEGESE; this comes from the coding sequence ATCAAAGCGTCCAGCAGCCCCCAGGCAGACAGCGCCCCCGCCGCGGCACCGGCGGTGGAACTCCGCGGGATCACCAAGCGGTTCCCGGGAGTCGTCGCCAACCACGACATCGACATCACCATCCACCGCGCCACCGTGCACGCGCTGGTCGGCGAGAACGGCGCGGGCAAGTCCACGCTGATGAAGATCCTCTACGGCATGCAGAAGCCGGACGAGGGCACGATCAGCATCGACGGCGAAAAGGTCAGCTTCCACAGCCCGGCCGACGCCATCGCCCGCAACATCGGCATGGTGCACCAGCACTTCATGCTCGCCGACAACCTCACCGTTCTGGAGAACATCGTTCTCGGCGGTGAGAAGCTGCACGGCATCGGTGCCAGGGCCCGCGCCGAGATCATCAAGATCTCCGACCGCTACGGCCTCGGGGTCCGTCCCGACGTCCTCGTCGAGGACCTCGGCGTCGCCGACCGCCAGCGCGTGGAGATCCTCAAGGTCCTCTACCGCGGTGCCCGTACCCTCATCCTCGACGAGCCGACCGCGGTCCTGGTCCCGCAGGAGGTCGACGCGCTCTTCGACAACCTGCGTGAGCTCAAGGCCGAGGGCCTGACCGTCATCTTCATCTCGCACAAGCTGGGCGAGGTGCTCTCGGTCGCCGACGACATCACGGTCATCCGGCGCGGCACCACCGTCGCCTCCGTCGTCCCCGGCGACACCACTCCCAAGCAGCTCGCCGAGCTGATGGTCGGCAGCGAACTGCCCTCGCCGCAGACCGGCGAGTCCACCGTCACGGACGTGGAGATGCTGAAGGTCGAAGGGCTGCGGCTGAGCACCGCCGACGCGGAGGGGGTGGCGCGCACCGTCCTGGACGACGTGTCGCTGACCATTCACAAGGGCGAGGTCCTGGGCATCGCGGGTGTGGAGGGCAACGGCCAGGCCGAACTGGTCGAGGCCATCATGGGCATGCGCGACCCCGACGGCGGCACCATCACGCTGGACGGCGTCGACATCAGCCGTCTGCCCACCCGCACCCGGCGCGAGGACGGCATCGGCTACATCCCCGAGGACCGCCACCGGCACGGCCTGCTGCTGGAGGCTCCCCTGTGGGAGAACCGCATCCTGGGCCATGTCACCGAGAAGCCCAATGCCAAGGGCAGGCTGCTCGACCTGAAGGCCGCCCGTGCCGACACCGAGCGAATAGTCGCCGAGTACGACGTCCGCACTCCCGGCATCGAGGTCACCGCGGCCTCGCTCTCCGGCGGCAACCAGCAGAAGCTGATCGTCGGCCGGGAGATGAGCCACCACCCCAAGCTGCTGATCGCCGCGCACCCCACCCGGGGCGTGGACGTCGGCGCCCAGGCGCAGATCTGGGACCAGATCCGCACCGCCCGCCACCAAGGTCTCGCCGTGCTGCTGATCTCGGCCGACCTGGACGAGCTGATCGGCCTGTCCGACGGCCTGCGGGTGATGTACCGCGGCCGGCTCGTCGCGGACGCGGACCCCGCCACCATCACCCCGGAGGAGCTGGGCTCGGCCATGACCGGTGCCGCCAGCGGCCATCTCGCCGATTCCGACGACGGCACCGCCGCCGATCCGGAGTCGCGCCCGTCCCAGGAGGGAGAGTCCGAGTGA
- a CDS encoding BMP family lipoprotein, with the protein MHRVSKIVAAGIATAALTLSLSACGASSTESGGQDKGVGLAFDVGGRDDHSFNEAAARGVDKAQKDFGEKSKLMTAKNGETEADREQRLSSLAEAGYNPVIGVGFNYGNAVNKVAKQYPKTTFGIVDSPSQAQNVYGMVFAEQEGSYLAGVAAALKSKTHQVGFIGGVNNALIQKFQAGFEQGVRDTDPKTKVTSEYLYANDDKGFNDPAAAKGKATGMLDAGIDVIYTAAGQSGNGSIETVAGKKGTWAIGVDSDQYLQPGLAQYKNSILTSVMKNVDVAVYDLIKSVHDKKPLTGNKSYTLKDDGVKLSTSGGFIDDIQAKIDEAKKKIASGQVKVSETPAKQ; encoded by the coding sequence GTGCACCGGGTATCCAAGATCGTTGCCGCGGGCATAGCCACCGCGGCCCTCACGCTCTCGCTCAGCGCTTGCGGCGCGTCGTCCACCGAGTCCGGTGGCCAGGACAAGGGCGTCGGGCTCGCCTTCGACGTCGGCGGTCGGGACGACCACTCGTTCAACGAGGCGGCGGCTCGTGGCGTGGACAAGGCCCAGAAGGACTTCGGCGAGAAGTCCAAGCTGATGACCGCCAAGAACGGCGAGACCGAGGCGGACCGTGAGCAGCGGCTGTCCTCGCTGGCCGAGGCGGGCTACAACCCCGTCATCGGGGTCGGCTTCAACTACGGCAACGCCGTCAACAAGGTCGCCAAGCAGTACCCGAAGACCACCTTCGGCATCGTCGACTCCCCCTCCCAGGCCCAGAACGTCTACGGCATGGTCTTCGCCGAGCAGGAGGGCTCCTACCTCGCCGGTGTCGCCGCCGCGCTCAAGAGCAAGACCCACCAGGTCGGATTCATCGGCGGTGTGAACAACGCGCTGATCCAGAAGTTCCAGGCCGGCTTCGAGCAGGGCGTGCGGGACACCGACCCCAAGACGAAGGTCACCTCCGAGTACCTCTACGCCAACGACGACAAGGGCTTCAACGACCCGGCCGCCGCGAAGGGCAAGGCCACGGGCATGCTCGACGCCGGTATCGACGTCATCTACACCGCGGCCGGCCAGTCCGGCAACGGCTCGATCGAGACGGTCGCCGGCAAGAAGGGCACCTGGGCGATCGGCGTCGACTCCGACCAGTACCTGCAGCCGGGCCTGGCCCAGTACAAGAACTCGATCCTCACCTCGGTGATGAAGAACGTCGACGTGGCGGTGTACGACCTGATCAAGAGCGTGCACGACAAGAAGCCGCTGACCGGGAACAAGAGCTACACCCTCAAGGACGACGGCGTGAAGCTTTCCACCTCGGGCGGCTTCATCGACGACATCCAGGCCAAGATCGACGAGGCGAAGAAGAAGATCGCCTCGGGTCAGGTGAAGGTCAGCGAGACCCCCGCCAAGCAGTAA
- a CDS encoding amidohydrolase — MSRDADRPHAPDLAGTLPEALAPELIAFRRDLHRHPELGNQEFRTTAAIKDRLERAGLHPRILATGTGLICDIGTDTGAGDLLALRADIDALPIPDTKTVGYASTIPGRAHACGHDVHTTVVLGAGLILADLARSGRLPRPVRLIFQPAEEVLPGGAADAIESDVLEGVGRILAVHCDPRVDAGRIGLRTGAITSACDRLEVALDGPGGHTARPHLTTDMVTAASRVALDVPALIGRRVDARAGLSVTWGRLESGHACNVIPQHAELSGTVRCLDLDTWRRAPDLVHAAIDEVATLHGAKSQINYVRGVPPVVNEPASAQLLHDAMAARRGADAVEDTEQSLGGEDFSWYLEHVPGAMARLGVRPPGELSRLDLHRGDFDIDERAIAVGVELFTAAALLDGDR, encoded by the coding sequence ATGTCCCGCGATGCCGACCGCCCTCACGCCCCCGACCTCGCCGGCACCCTCCCCGAGGCACTGGCCCCCGAACTCATCGCGTTCCGCCGGGACTTGCACCGGCACCCGGAGCTCGGCAACCAGGAGTTCCGGACCACCGCGGCGATCAAGGACCGCCTGGAGCGGGCCGGGCTGCACCCTCGGATCCTCGCCACCGGCACCGGCCTCATCTGTGACATCGGTACGGACACCGGCGCCGGCGACCTGCTCGCGCTGCGCGCGGACATCGACGCCCTCCCCATCCCCGACACCAAGACCGTCGGCTACGCCTCGACGATCCCCGGCCGGGCGCACGCCTGCGGCCACGACGTGCACACCACCGTCGTCCTCGGCGCGGGCCTGATCCTCGCCGACCTGGCCCGGTCCGGCCGGCTGCCCCGCCCCGTGCGCCTGATCTTCCAGCCCGCCGAGGAGGTCCTCCCCGGCGGCGCCGCCGACGCCATCGAGTCCGACGTCCTGGAAGGCGTCGGCCGGATCCTCGCCGTCCACTGCGACCCGCGCGTCGACGCCGGCCGGATCGGGCTCCGTACGGGAGCGATCACCTCCGCCTGCGACCGCCTGGAGGTCGCACTCGACGGCCCCGGCGGCCACACCGCCCGCCCGCACCTGACGACGGACATGGTCACCGCCGCGTCCCGGGTGGCCCTCGACGTACCGGCCCTCATCGGCCGCCGGGTCGACGCCCGCGCCGGCCTCTCCGTCACCTGGGGCCGCCTGGAGTCCGGCCACGCCTGCAACGTCATCCCGCAGCACGCCGAACTCTCCGGCACCGTCCGCTGCCTGGACCTGGACACCTGGCGCCGGGCCCCCGACCTCGTGCACGCCGCGATCGACGAGGTCGCGACGCTGCACGGCGCCAAGTCCCAGATCAACTACGTCCGCGGCGTCCCCCCGGTCGTCAACGAGCCGGCCAGCGCCCAGCTCCTGCACGACGCCATGGCCGCCCGCCGCGGCGCCGACGCCGTCGAGGACACCGAACAGTCCCTCGGCGGCGAGGACTTCTCCTGGTACCTGGAACACGTCCCCGGCGCCATGGCCCGCCTCGGCGTCCGCCCGCCCGGCGAGTTGAGCCGCCTCGACCTCCACCGCGGCGACTTCGACATCGACGAACGCGCCATCGCGGTCGGCGTCGAGCTGTTCACCGCGGCGGCTCTCCTGGACGGGGACCGGTAG
- a CDS encoding N-acetylneuraminate synthase family protein, translating to MSSNSRLRALGDRLAGPGRPVYVTGEIGINHNGDLENAFALIDAAADAGCDAVKFQKRTPEICTPRDQWDIERDTPWGRMTYIDYRHRVEFDEDGYRAIDEYCKKRGIAWFASPWDVESVAFLEKFDVPCYKVASASLTDDELLRAMRATGRTVILSTGMSTPRQIRHAVEVLGSDNILLCHATSTYPAKAEELNLRMIHTLQAEYPNVPIGYSGHETGLQTTLAAVALGATFIERHITLDRAMWGSDQAASVEPQGLTRLVRDIRTIEESLGDGVKKVYESELGPMKKLRRVAGVVAEAEADEAADRTPAAV from the coding sequence ATGAGCAGCAACTCCCGTCTCCGCGCCCTCGGTGACCGCCTGGCCGGCCCCGGCCGCCCCGTCTACGTCACCGGCGAGATCGGCATCAACCACAACGGCGACCTGGAGAACGCGTTCGCGCTGATCGACGCCGCCGCCGACGCCGGCTGCGACGCGGTCAAGTTCCAGAAGCGGACCCCGGAGATCTGCACCCCGCGCGACCAGTGGGACATCGAACGCGACACCCCCTGGGGCCGGATGACCTACATCGACTACCGCCACCGCGTGGAGTTCGACGAGGACGGCTACCGCGCCATCGACGAGTACTGCAAGAAGCGCGGCATCGCCTGGTTCGCCTCCCCCTGGGACGTCGAGTCCGTCGCCTTCCTGGAGAAGTTCGACGTCCCCTGCTACAAGGTCGCCTCCGCCTCGCTCACCGACGACGAGCTGCTGCGCGCCATGCGCGCCACCGGCCGCACCGTCATCCTGTCGACCGGCATGTCGACCCCCCGGCAGATCCGGCACGCCGTCGAGGTCCTGGGCAGCGACAACATCCTGCTCTGCCACGCCACCAGCACCTACCCGGCCAAGGCCGAAGAGCTCAACCTCCGCATGATCCACACCCTCCAGGCCGAGTACCCCAACGTCCCGATCGGCTACAGCGGCCACGAGACCGGCCTGCAGACCACCCTCGCCGCGGTCGCCCTCGGCGCCACCTTCATCGAGCGGCACATCACCCTCGACCGCGCCATGTGGGGCTCCGACCAGGCCGCCTCCGTCGAGCCGCAGGGCCTGACCCGCCTGGTCCGCGACATCCGCACCATCGAGGAGTCCCTCGGCGACGGCGTCAAGAAGGTCTACGAGAGCGAGCTGGGCCCGATGAAGAAGCTGCGCCGGGTCGCCGGCGTGGTCGCCGAGGCGGAGGCCGACGAGGCCGCCGACCGTACCCCGGCGGCCGTCTGA
- a CDS encoding acylneuraminate cytidylyltransferase, translated as MHPTVVAVIPARGGSKGVPAKNLAAVGGVPLVARAVRECRAARLVTDVVVSTDDAGIAAAARGAGAIVIRRPGEIAGDTATSEAAVRHAMDAYEDEHGRPVDAVLLVQCTSPFLVREDIDAVAAAVVEGGADSALTVAPFHGFVWRDADPDDPAAPEATGGFGVNHDKSFRPRRQDRPQDLLETGAAYAMDAAGFRAAGHRFFGRTELVRTDPARVLEIDDPHDLARARALAPLLDAPRPGALPTRDDIDAVVLDFDGTQTDDRVLIDVDGRETVAVHRGDGLGIAALRRAELHLLILSTEQNPVVAARARKLKVPVLHGIDRKDLALKQWCEEAGVQPERVLYVGNDVNDLPCFDLVGWPVAVASAHDAVRGAARAVTATPGGSGAIREIAGWLLGPSL; from the coding sequence ATGCACCCCACCGTGGTGGCCGTCATCCCCGCCCGCGGCGGCTCCAAGGGCGTACCGGCCAAGAACCTCGCCGCCGTCGGGGGAGTGCCCCTGGTGGCCCGCGCGGTGCGCGAGTGCCGGGCCGCCCGGCTGGTCACCGACGTGGTCGTCTCCACCGACGACGCCGGGATCGCGGCGGCCGCGCGCGGCGCCGGCGCCATCGTCATACGCCGCCCCGGCGAGATCGCCGGCGACACCGCCACCAGCGAGGCCGCGGTACGGCACGCCATGGACGCCTACGAGGACGAGCACGGCCGGCCGGTCGACGCGGTGCTGCTCGTCCAGTGCACCAGCCCGTTCCTGGTCCGCGAGGACATCGACGCGGTGGCCGCCGCGGTCGTCGAGGGCGGCGCGGACAGCGCACTGACCGTGGCCCCCTTCCACGGCTTCGTCTGGCGGGACGCCGACCCCGATGACCCCGCCGCCCCCGAAGCCACGGGCGGCTTCGGCGTCAACCACGACAAGTCCTTCCGCCCGCGCCGTCAGGACCGCCCGCAGGACCTGCTGGAGACCGGCGCCGCCTACGCCATGGACGCGGCCGGCTTCCGCGCCGCCGGCCACCGCTTCTTCGGCCGTACGGAGCTGGTGCGCACCGACCCCGCCCGGGTGCTGGAGATCGACGATCCGCACGACCTGGCCCGCGCCCGCGCGCTCGCCCCGCTGCTGGACGCCCCACGGCCCGGCGCGCTGCCGACGAGGGACGACATCGACGCCGTCGTCCTCGACTTCGACGGCACCCAGACCGACGACCGGGTGCTGATCGACGTCGACGGACGGGAGACCGTGGCCGTGCACCGCGGGGACGGCCTCGGGATCGCCGCGCTGCGCAGGGCGGAACTGCACCTGCTGATTCTCTCCACCGAGCAGAACCCGGTGGTCGCCGCCCGCGCCCGCAAGCTCAAGGTGCCCGTCCTGCACGGCATCGACCGCAAGGACCTCGCCCTCAAGCAGTGGTGCGAGGAGGCCGGTGTGCAGCCCGAGCGGGTGCTCTACGTCGGCAACGACGTCAACGACCTGCCGTGCTTCGACCTCGTCGGCTGGCCGGTCGCGGTCGCCTCGGCGCACGACGCGGTGCGCGGCGCGGCCCGCGCGGTCACCGCGACGCCGGGCGGCAGCGGCGCCATCCGCGAGATCGCCGGCTGGCTCCTCGGCCCCTCTCTGTAA